The window TGACTAcattattcccactttatagGCCAGAAACACAGGCTCAGTGAGACTGGACAACATTGCCAAGGCCCTGAAGACACTTCTTGGTTTAGTAGCGATTTCAAACAAGATCGGGTTAAAGGTCAAGGCTGTGACTCTGTGGTCAGCAGAATAACAGAACTGCCCACCAAAGACGCCCACCCCCGTCCCTGGAACATGTGGGCACGTGACATGGCACAGCACAAGGCCTCTGAAGATGTGACGAAGGTAGGAACCTCAAGACGAGAGGGTCCTGAATTACCCCAGTGGGTCCAGCAGAATTCCAAGGGTCCTTGCAAGAGGGAGACTAGAAGAAggtcagaggcagagagaaagaccCAACAGCCCTGCAGACTGCCAGCTCCTGCCACATCCCTTCCAAATCCAGGCCATTCCAGACAAGCTGCTGGTtttgcagaaggaaaaaatactcaCAGTAGAAGGCCCCGCCCTGCCCGCTCCCTGGGAAGTTAATGTTGCTATTAAAAGCTGGAGAGTCTCAGAGCCGACAGGCACCATCCCACTAAAGATGGGAGAACTGGATTTCTTGCTTCTCACCACTgactgatgtgaggagctgaagGCCAGTTTTTCTAATCCCACGTGAACATATCTTGTCTTCAGTTCATACATTAAACAGATGAGGGCCGGATTCCTTAGCCCAAAGCAGGCTCCGGGGCATCTGCGAGGCCCTGAGGCTGCAGGCAGAACTCTGTGGGCTTAGAAGGTTGGCAAGAACTTTTGAGGTTTTAGCACTGAGCCTGGGAAACTCAGCATCCCAGACAAACTGGGATGGTTGGTCAACTTTATCAATACAAAGAAGCattctccacccccacctcctcggAGGAAGGATCCACAACTTTCCAGTTCTCTTTGTGTCCCTAGAAGATTAACAAGCAATAAGTCTGCCCCATctcagagagaggcaggagactGTGAAGGAAACCATCATTGTGGAATCCTCCTACGTTTGCTGTTTGAGGGCCTGAGCGGGGGCTCACTGTCtgcctggtgggtggggctggggggttcTTCCATCTCCCTCTCGTATTGCTCACGCTCTGTGAGTGACCAGACCCAGGGCCTGCCCAGGAGGCACATCCTCTGACCACAGCTGCCAAGAGGCCGGGTGCTCCGGTGTTGGGGCCTCTGTGATGGCCCTCTGCCCCGGCCCCCGAGGGTGTCTGGGCACCAGTGGTACAGAAGTTCCCATGATAACAGCAGGCCGCAGGCATGGGACCCTCACACCCagggcctcctcctcctcactgcaTGGGCCGGTGACCACCGCAGACGCCTTCCACTGCTGATGGCGGACAAACACTCTCCTCCCGCTTCCTCCTCCCACACGTCTCGTCTCACCTCTGCTTCCCCAAAGGTACAAGGTATCTGCTTTCTCTCCTCAAGACCTGAGGCAACGccgactttgttgttgttcagtcgctcagttgtgtctgactctgcgaccccacagactgcagcacactaggcttccctgtccttcaccatctcccggagcttgctcaaactcatgttcattgagtcagggatgccatccaaccatctcatcctctgtcgtctgcttctcctcctgccctcaatgtttcccagcaaattaaggtgttttccaatgagttgactcttctcattaggtggccaaaatattggagcttcagcttcatcatcagtccttccaatgaatattcagggttgatttcctttaggatggactgggttgatctccttcctgtccaagggactctcaagagtcttctccaacaccacatatTGGCAACACCGGTATCTGGATACTTATTCACAAGCACTATCAACAGAGATCTGGTCTCAGcatcccccccctcccccaccactggttggctgtgtggccttgaatGACCTATTTTAACCCTCAGAGGCTCTATCTTCTCAACATAAAGCAGGGATCATCCTAGGTAATCTTTCTGAGCAGTTATCACTACAGGCCAAGTTCTGAGTGTTTCAAGTGATTGATAGAGTAACTCCCAGTAACCTACACAGTATTATCatcttcatcattattattatggtcatcatcatcaccaccactattATTCCCTCTTAACAGGGGTTTAAAGACTTGGCCCAAGTCACTGGGCTGGCAAACAGCAGAGCCAGGACTGCTGCTCAGAGCTGGCAAGCTGCACACTACCTCACAGGGGTCAATAAGACCCCGAGAGGGGCTAGCGAGGCAATTATGTAAAGGTCAAAGGCTAAATGCAGGCctgcacacagtaagtgctcaacagATGTCAGTTAACAAAACAAACACCACCATAATCATTGCTCTCACCATCACCATTATTGAAAATTCCCACAGGACTGTCATCTCCAACCCAGGGGTCCTTGAAGTGCCGtctcagaccagcagcatcagcaccaccggggaacttgctagaaatgcagattccctGGCTCTGCCCCAGACCCCCTGAGTCTGAAGcgcggtgggggcggggcccgGAACTCTGTCTGAACACGCCCTCTGGGGATCCTGGTGCGGGCTCAAGGGTGAGAACCCAAGGAGCCACAGAGGGAgggacagacagggaaactgaggctcagagcagggcaGGGCCTGTCCACCGTTCCAGGGCTGTCAAGTGTCACAGCTGGGGCTGGCGCTTTTCGCATCTTCTGACCCAGACGTGGTTCACGGGCTACACCCTGGTGCTCCTCCTGCCTGCAGCTCACCACAAAGTGCGGGGTCTGCCAAGTAACGCACGCTGGGGGAGGCACTATTGGGCCCTTCGAAGGCCTGGAGACAACACTCCCAAAATAAATCTCttagctaaacagacattttccaggGGCATCATCATTTCCCAGAATACAGAGTGACCTAGAAACCGAGGCCAGAAAAGAGCCTCTGAAACGGAGgtagttttctctttctttttcccttccttccttccttttctttttttttaaattttctcaagaGATGTTTAGGCATTAACAACTGCAGTATTTTTATCTACTTATTCTTTTAACAAACATTAATCGAACAATTATTATATACCAAGCCCTGTCATGGGCACCAGGACAGTGTTGTCAAAAGCTCAAAATCCTAGTGAGTAACTTAGTTAGAGACTGAATACAGGTTTTCACAAACAGGCCTGTTCACACCTGTGCATTCAGAAGTGCAGCAACATTCATGCAGGCAGAACAGACCCAGAGGCAAGACACGCCCTCATCTGCATCTCGCCTTCCCCACTGCCAGCGGCATCATCTGTGGCAGGTTATTCTAAGCCTCCCTGTCTGTCTTTGTAAGATGGGAGTAACAATACCTAGTGATGATGTTTTTAAGAacctaaaacaaagtaaaatgtaGCCTCATATTATTACTAAAATTTCATCAAGTTCTCCTTGcatttctaaactttttttttccttttgctttatatGTTTAGCTGCTACACTGTTTGGAGCATATGGACTTGATTTTCACATCTACATACATTGTACCTTTTGTGCCATTGCATAATGAATTGTCTCGTCCCATTCGGTATGTTTAAATTCCACTTTATCAGATAGCAATATTGCCACTCCTGCTTtatctatttgtctttttgtacTGTACTAGAATCATCTTCCTTGTCCTTTGATATTTAAAGCACTTGAAAATCAAAGACTCTGTCTTTCAGTTGCAGGTTTTGGCTTAAATATTTGGTATAACAATTGATTCACATTGTTTTATTCCTTCATTAAACTTTTAGAGCTCCGTTTTGGCTAAGCAccttttaaggagaaaaaataaaaaggctcatttaaagaggagaggaaaaaaagatgaggggtgggggaaggccaGTCATGAAGGTTGCTTTGACTTCACAGAACTCAGCGAGCTCACATTACAGGAGTCCAGAATAAATGAAGGCGGATGGAGGCAAAGGCGGGCGTGGTGATAGTGGATGCAGGAGAACCATAGAAATGAAGATGAGGAAAAGCTGGGTAAAAACATTAGCTGGGATTGAGTGAAGCTGATCTACTCATGGACTTTCAGATCTAGAGGATCCCCTGAATTAGAAAACCCCAGCCCTGGCTCATTCTACAGAGAGGTGAATGGCTTGGTCAGGAAGACCACACAGCCTGTTGGGCAGAGCTGTGACCGTATTCACATCTCCTGGGTCACCATGTCCCTAAACCCTGGACCACAGGAGGAAGAGACCTTGTTCTGTAGGAGCCATATCTGCAAACTCTTCTCTGTAGGATGGATAAACGACAAGGGCCTACTGTGGAGCACAGAGAACCGTATTCACCATCCTGTGacaaaccagaatggaaaagagtatgaaagagaacatgtatgtataactgagtcacttttctgtacagtagaaatgaacacaactctgtaaatcaactatacttcaataaaatttaaaaaacaaccaaGCTAAACTTTCCTTGCTAAAGTTAGGATGGAAAAACGGAATATAATAAGAGTGGTTATTAACAAGTAGTACATTGGCAgtagtttgtattttcttctatgCACTTTTAGTTCAGTGTATGtacacagccaaaaaagaaatgcaatgagTGGAGAAGACCAACAGCTATACAAGCATCAGGAGAGCCAGAAAGGTTATTAAGTATCTGGGGGAAGGCAGTATGTGATGCATGGCAGCCTTCACATGAGAAGAGCTTGTCAGTGAGGGAGCAGGATTCAGTTCACCAAACTCTGAAGATGTCTGGGCAAGAGGAGGTACACCCATGTCTGTGTTCATTAGCACACATTGGTGGAAGCACAAATACTTCTGAAAATGTAGAAACTAGAGCACTGGTAGCAGAAATGAATGGTATAAATTTATCTAGAGGCACAGGAATGAGATTTTAAGTTTCTGACGTCCAGACCCTGGAACGTGGTTTCTGTGGGGCAGTCACCAATAAGTCCAGAATACTCACATCGGCATAGATGTTGCTTCCAAACACAGGAGCCCAATAGGATGGCTCGTCTTTGCAGTGCGCTGGACAGCGAACTCTGGAAAACAAGAAGCGTTTAGGGAATGGTTATCATCAGCAGAAAACAAAACTTCTTGAGAAAAGCAGCTGGCCCTCTTTATTTGCTCATCAAGATTTAATACTTAGATGAAAGGCAATTATTACCACAGCCTagtctttaagaaaaaatacatatatacctcTTTCACCCTAGCAGtgataaaagatatttttccttttcttaaaagtaCATGTAGAGAGCTGGAGAGGGGCCGGGCGGAGCGGCCATGGAGGGTCAGCGCTGGCTGCCGCTGGAGGCCAATCCCGAGGTCACCAACCAGTTTCTCAAACAATTAGGTCTGCATCCTAATTGGCAGTTTGTTGATGTGTATGGAATGGATCCTGAGCTCCTTAGCATGGTACCAAGGCCAGTGTGTGCAGTGTTACTTCTCTTCCCGATTACAGAAAAGTATGAAGTATTCAGaacagaagaagaggaaaaaataaaatctcggGGACAAGATGTTACATCGTCAGTATATTTCATGAAGCAAACAATCAGCAATGCCTGTGGGACAATTGGACTAATCCATGCTATTGCCAACAATAAAGACAAGATGCACTTTGAATCTGGATCAACCTTGAAAAAATTCCTGGAGGAGTCTGCATCAATGAGCCCTGAAGAGCGAGCCAGATACCTGGAGAACTATGACGCCATTCGAGTTACTCATGAGACCAGTGCCCATGAAGGTCAGACTGAGGCACCAAATATAGATGAAAAAGTAGATCTTCATTTTATTGCATTAGTTCATGTAGATGGGCATCTCTATGAATTAGATGGACGGAAACCATTTCCAATTAACCATGGGGAAACTAGTGATGAAACTTTATTAGAGGATGCCATAGAAGTTTGCAAGAAGTTTATGGAACGTGACCCTGATGAACTGAGATTCAATGCCATTGCTCTTTCTGCAGCATAGCCCGTCCAGAATGGAAACACCAAATACTGTATTATTTGcaacaaaattaaatttcctcTGCCAGACACTAActcacaaattttgatattttcattAACTTGACTGATTAAACTTTGtgtgaactaaaaaaaaaaaagtacatgtaGAATTttattgacacatacacactactatatataaaatagacctACTGTAAGATCCTACTCTATATTAccgtatagcacaaggaactatactcaatattctgtaatgactataaagaaaaagaacctaCAAGAGTGGATATAgatggaaagattgagggcaggaggagaagggggtgacagaggatgaggtgggtggatggcatcaccgactcaatggacatgggtttgagcaaactccagaagacggtgaagaacagggaagcttggcatgctgcagtccatggagtcacggaGAATCGAAcagaactgaacaacaacagatgcatatataactgattcactttgttgtacacctgaaactaacacgacgttgtaaatcaactatactgcaataaaattttttttaaagaaaaagctctTCATATTAAAAGACATGCAGAAACAACGaggtgaaatgaaacaaaaatctcaCAGAGGTGAGTATGGAATTGGAAGGGGTTGTACCTCCCATTCTTGGGTGTTGGCTGGTTCACACTGTGGGTACTTTATAGAGATTATaatcaatagattttttttttaaggccactTCCCTGTTGtggaggaggaaagggtgggGGCGCTCACCTCTGTGAATCACAGAATATTCCAGGGAGGGAACACTGATAACCTGGGGCAGGAAGGGTTTGCTCACTGCTGTGTCAGTCACCACATCCCTGCCACAGGGGATGAGGAGAGTGCCTCAAACTGGAGCCTCTCAAACCAAGAAAGTACAAGCTTGACTTAAGAAAAGGTCTTTTGTCTTCATCTGGAACAGGCACACGTGGGCTGGAGCCCAGGGACCAAGAAACCAAAAAGGCAGCCGGAAGCCCTCTGGCCCAGAGACAGGCAGGATGCTGAAGGGGAAGAGAGCCAGGCAGAGCGACCAGGAAGTGGAAAGGGTCCTTTGGGGCGAAGGAGCAGGATGGGCAGAGAGAACAAGGATGTGTCTgagatttaaacagaaaaaaaaagagaattgggGTAAGAATGTTCTTTCCTGCTTCTAGAATGAGAGGTCAGAAACATTTTGGATACTTGTAGCatgtcaagtttttctttttgtttgtactTTCTTAAATTacttccttctgcttctctttaaCATGTGGGATGTTTTCCCTTGAACACTCAAGGCGGGTCAGCgtggtggtggaggtggcagTGGGCAGTGAGAAAGCCCCAAGGGGAACGTGAGTAGCCAAGGGGAGGAGTCCGGGGCCCAGTCCAGTCCCCTCTCCCTCATCAGCACCCTCCCGGGGTTCCTCCTGCTCATCCTTGTGGGTCTCCGTCTGTTAGGTTTTGGGGGGCCACTGCTCCCAGCATGCAAGATCTTGGTTCtccaacaagggatcaaacctgtgctccttgCCATGGAAgcaggagtcctaaccactggaccgccagcaAAGCCCCTCACCTGTTGGTTGTAAGGTCAGTCTTTCCCTTGGAGAACCCACAGGCATCCAGGCCCCGGAGAAGGGCTCAGGGGATACTACATCCCACAACTTCTGAGACGGTCTAATAGGTACTTCAGAGGCACCTCTTCTTTAGTTATGACACACCATCTTCCAAAAACCAGCCAAGTAAGGCTTAGGCAGATGCGTGTAAAACTCACTCCTCAGACAAACTGCAGTACATCCACAGAGTGGAACACC of the Cervus canadensis isolate Bull #8, Minnesota chromosome 18, ASM1932006v1, whole genome shotgun sequence genome contains:
- the LOC122421740 gene encoding ubiquitin carboxyl-terminal hydrolase isozyme L3, which translates into the protein MEGQRWLPLEANPEVTNQFLKQLGLHPNWQFVDVYGMDPELLSMVPRPVCAVLLLFPITEKYEVFRTEEEEKIKSRGQDVTSSVYFMKQTISNACGTIGLIHAIANNKDKMHFESGSTLKKFLEESASMSPEERARYLENYDAIRVTHETSAHEGQTEAPNIDEKVDLHFIALVHVDGHLYELDGRKPFPINHGETSDETLLEDAIEVCKKFMERDPDELRFNAIALSAA